In Oryza sativa Japonica Group chromosome 2, ASM3414082v1, the following are encoded in one genomic region:
- the LOC9272733 gene encoding zinc finger BED domain-containing protein RICESLEEPER 3-like, with amino-acid sequence MGSECWAHFEKKADNMAECRHCHNLLSYKNGTSRLNRHYQESCRKRGRQQGSHHGASAFSRSSSDDLGEQTAAAAAAEDQLIRMIALHGFPSSMVEDVEFTRFVRMLCPDFKMPSRDDVRKRCDELFDREMSSLKDAIGRTPGLASLSLGKTTTAWGKVAYLAAHFIDEEWNFHCRVIQVFKALEVEDDTTYGLSKILDIKDYIIDIPVTDWEPEDYERMLGIISHWGLLSKLSGVLIENFGTTKFGKIIYDDNDLPHLSATQHELLCATNLRWDLPDIASNLHPFSCYGQDCLDAFEDENLKKKRREISSHLQLDHPWTYDEWWYAHYYALQIIHKECSSGPAKIRALAGKVMFHETWITEVLRTTLGRIYHAIKTMSTSSLPTSNLVLIEMLEVRNTLVLGFNNCSGRMQNSSGELTDCFKDEHVLLISVQNAMSTLDRFLLKSYLLLSIPLILDPRYKLVYVENLLKNFQSILKNAPSVDLVSKVGEKFRELFTEYKTQGIETDYNNESNATEHANHIHEMDVDPSIQGNGSTLQLTEQGNTSSQEHMRELEAYLQDETVPLDQVDFDILKWWKNNCGRYPTVARIARDFLAIPTSGRPSPQLMAEITSHFRRYA; translated from the coding sequence ATGGGGTCAGAGTGTTGGGCTCACTTTGAGAAGAAGGCTGACAACATGGCAGAGTGCAGGCACTGCCATAACTTGCTCAGCTACAAGAATGGCACCTCGCGTCTCAACAGGCACTACCAGGAATCCTGCCGGAAGCGTGGCAGGCAGCAGGGCTCTCATCATGGTGCATCGGCGTTCTCAAGATCGAGCTCTGATGATTTGGGTGAGCAAacagcggctgctgctgctgctgaagaTCAGCTCATCAGGATGATCGCGCTGCACGGGTTCCCTTCCTCCATGGTGGAAGACGTGGAGTTCACAAGATTTGTTCGGATGCTCTGCCCTGACTTCAAGATGCCGTCGCGAGACGATGTCCGGAAGAGGTGCGATGAGCTCTTCGACCGAGAAATGAGCAGCTTGAAGGATGCTATTGGGCGTACGCCTGGGCTTGCTAGCTTATCATTAGGAAAAACCACAACTGCCTGGGGGAAAGTTGCGTATTTGGCTGCCCACTTCATTGATGAAGAGTGGAATTTCCATTGCAGAGTTATACAGGTGTTTAAGGCATTAGAAGTGGAAGATGACACCACCTATGGTCTCAGTAAGATATTGGATATCAAAGATTACATCATAGACATCCCAGTTACAGATTGGGAGCCGGAGGACTATGAGCGTATGTTGGGAATTATTTCTCATTGGGGCCTTTTGTCTAAGCTTAGTGGCGTTCTAATAGAAAATTTTGGTACGACAAAATTTGGAAAAATAATTTACGATGATAATGATCTACCACATCTATCTGCAACCCAACATGAGCTGCTCTGTGCTACCAATTTACGGTGGGATTTACCTGATATTGCTTCGAATCTACATCCATTCAGTTGTTACGGACAAGATTGCCTCGACGCCTTTGAAgatgaaaatttgaagaagaaaCGCAGAGAAATTTCTTCGCATTTGCAGCTAGATCACCCTTGGACATACGACGAGTGGTGGTATGCACATTATTATGCGCTACAAATTATTCACAAGGAATGCTCTTCCGGACCAGCAAAAATTAGAGCCTTAGCAGGCAAAGTCATGTTCCATGAGACATGGATTACAGAAGTGTTACGCACTACGCTAGGAAGGATATACCATGCCATCAAAACGATGTCAACCTCCAGCTTGCCTACTTCAAATTTGGTCCTCATAGAGATGCTGGAAGTGAGAAACACGTTAGTACTCGGATTCAACAATTGTTCAGGAAGGATGCAAAATTCCAGTGGTGAACTAACTGATTGTTTCAAGGATGAACATGTTCTTTTAATATCTGTTCAGAACGCAATGAGCACACTTGACCGCTTTCTGTTAAAGTCATATTTGTTACTAAGCATACCACTTATTCTAGATCCGAGATATAAGCTCGTCTATGTTGAAAACTTACTCAagaattttcagagcattcTTAAGAATGCTCCCTCTGTAGATCTAGTTTCTAAGGTAGGAGAAAAATTTCGTGAGCTCTTCACAGAGTACAAAACACAAGGCATTGAAACAGATTACAATAATGAGAGCAATGCCACAGAGCATGCTAATCATATCCATGAAATGGATGTGGATCCATCAATACAAGGGAATGGGAGTACTTTGCAACTCACAGAGCAGGGCAATACGAGTTCACAGGAACACATGAGAGAACTCGAAGCCTATCTGCAAGATGAAACCGTCCCTCTGGATCAAGTGGATTTCGATATTCTCAAGTGGTGGAAGAACAACTGTGGCAGGTATCCCACGGTAGCCAGGATTGCAAGAGATTTTCTAGCCATTCCAACTTCTGGTAGACCATCTCCTCAGCTGATGGCCGAGATCACAAGCCATTTTCGCCGCTACGCGTGA